The genomic interval TTGCCGTCTTTTCATGAACATCACCTCTCCGCAGTGTTTCACCTGAATCCGTGGGCCTACGGCCAGGGTATTTGTGGAGTGAGGCGCCCAAGGACGGGGCTCGAACGGCAAATCTGCCCCCATGGACAGGAGGCTATTTGCCGCACGAAACAAATACCCCGACCGTAAGCTCATTTTGTAAAATCATCAAATGTTTGACTGCATATCTCACGGATTCAGGTTTCACTCTAATGCAAATGTACTTGCATTATATGCTGAACTTTTTTATTATCAAGTGCTAATGTAAAGTCATTTACATAATTTTTTAGGGGCGCTCGTGCAGCATGCGCTTTACTTTTTCCCTTTTGGAAGGGCAACATGATGTCCTGCCAAGGTCGGCTCGCTTAGACGCCCCCGGGGTACTCCGTCACGTCATGGGCCGGGGTATGGAAGGACGGAAGATCTTCCTCAACAACGATCGGGATGACTTTATCGCCCGTCTCAAGCATTTGGTGGACGACCAATCCATGATCGTGTATGCGTGCGCGCTGGTAGAAATCTAGGCACGTTCTGCACAAGCGTCACCTAAAATATGCACAGGCGCAAGTCACGGTGCTTGATATCTCCCTGGCCGTCAATCTACAGGTATACGCTCGCGGCCTCAAAAACGAAAGACTGAACCGGTCGATCCAGGTGATGGACAAAGTGGTCAACAGGTAGGCGGCAAAGGACAAAAGTTCTTTAACCGATGGTCCTCTGACGCTTATGCCTTGATACGTCCCAGCAGGCGCAGAAGGCCGTCAAGAATGGTGAGCGGATGGGGCGGGCAGCCCGGGACAAAAAGGTCGACCGGCAACAGATTGGTTACGCCGTTGCAGGTCTGGAGGTGATCGATGTAAGGGCCGCCGGCAATGGCGCAGGCGCCTGTTGCCACGACAATTTTGGGGGCGGGCACTGCCTCATAAGTTGCCAGAAGCGCCTGTTCCATATTTTTGGACACCGGACCGGTCACTAGAATACCGTCGGCATGCCGGGGCGAGGCTACAAACTGGATGCCGAAGCGCCCCAGATCATAAACAATGGTGCCCAAGACATTGGTGTCCAGTTCACAGGCGTTGCATCCTCCTGCCGACACCTGCCGCAGTTTCAAGGAACGTCCGAAGAGACGGCGAGTCTCGGAAGTCAGGGCCTGGGCGAGGCGTTCCGGCTCCGGTCCAACGACCAGATCCCGACGGCTGGCGGCTGCCATCCGGAAATCACGGCTGAAGGAAATTGCCTGCCGGGGACAACTTGTTTCACAGGCCCGGCAGAAAAGGCAGCGACCGATATCGAGACGTAGAGCATCAGAATCATCCCGGGACAGGGCCTCTACCGGGCAGACCTCCACGCAGGTCCGGCATCCGGCCAGGCATTTTCCCGGGTCAAGCAGTGGTCGACCGGCATAACGTGGTGGGAGTTCCGGCAAGGGACCTTCCGGATAGGCAATGGTATGATATCCTTGGCGGATGCGGGTCAGAAAGACTTTTAGCATAAAATACCCCTGTTGCGCAGGCTATAGGTCATGGCCGCAGTAGGAAAGACTGAAACTCTTGTTACAGATCGGGAAATCCATTATCCCCTCGTTGCGTACGGCCATGGCCAGACCAAGCCAGTTGTGAAAGGAAGGATCCACCACCTTATAAAGCCGGAAACGTCCACGCTCATCCGTGACTACCGTATGACAGATCTCGCCCCGCCAGCCTTCTACCAGGGAAACGGCGATCCGGCCGCCGGCGATCTCTCCCGGATCAACGGCCGTCGGGCCGTCCGGCAAATTATTGAGTAATTTACAAATAAAATTTACCGAACGTTTGATCTCCAGCCAGCGGACAAAGGCCCGGCCATAGACATCCCCAGTGAACCAGGTGGAAACCTGGATGGGGGTTTGGCGATACATACCGGCCGGAAAATCAACCCGGACATCGTATTCAATGCCACAGGCCCGGGCCGCCGGACCCACCAGACCCAATTTCACGGCCAGCATCTTATCGATAACGCCGGTTTCCTCAAATCTGGCCAGTACGGAAGGCTCTCGCCAAAGGAGGTCCACGGCCTGCTCCACCTGTTGATAAATCTTTGTCAATCGTAAATTAATTTCCGCTGCCAGACCGACATCAAGGTCAAAGGCGACGCCGCCTGGCCGGATCAGGCCGCGGCCGAAACGGTTGCCGCACAAAAGCGCGCTAAGGTTAAGAAAATCACCTCGCAAGCGGCCACAGAAGGCGGCGGTGGGGCTGTAGCCGACATCCGCCGCCATAGCCCCCAGGTCTCCGGTATGATTGGCCAGACGTTCCAATTCCAAGGCAATCGCCCGCAGGGCCTGACCCCGCAAGGGAACCTCGCAGGCGCTCAATGCCTCCAATGCCTGGCAGTAAGCAAGTGCGTGGCCGATAGTCGTATCCCCGGCCAGGGTCTCCATATAATGAATGGTGCGTTTATCAGGGCCGCCGATCAGCGCCTGTTCAACGCCGCGGTGCTGGTAACCAAGGGCGATCTCCATATGCAATATTTTTTCCCCATGGCAGAGGAAGCGGAAATGACCCGGCTCGATAATGCCGGCATGCACCGGTCCTACCGCCACCTCATGAATTTCATCACCCTCGGCTTTAAGAAAATCCATCACCCCTGGCTGCAAGAAATCGGTCATCCCCTGCGGCTGGGCATGATGTTCCTGCCGGTAAGATTCGTGAAACCGGACCGGTTTAAGCCAGGGATGGTTCGTCGGAACAACTCCCCATTGCTCTGCTATCTCACGTTCAAATCTTTCGGCCAGCGGTAAATCAACAGTAATGCTTGGATAACTATTCTGAACCGGAGCGCGCATAATAAAGAGGCGTCTGGTCTCGATATCACCAAGGACGGCGAACAGTTCGTCCGTTCCGTTGTTCTCGGCGGGCAGTAAAAACAAGGCCAGCAAATGGTTGCCGTTTTTGACCCCCTCGATCACCGTCCGGCGCAGGCGGTTAATGTCCTGAGCGGGCGTCTGGGCAAGGGCGATACAGCCGGGATTGCTGAAAGCGGTCTGGCGGTCTTTCATTATAGTCCTCCGGCGATCCGGGCCGCATTGCTCAACACATCGCGAAAGCCGTTTGGCATCCACACCCCCAGGAACAGGAGCATGGCCAGTGAACCGAATACGATAGCGACCTCGATTGTCTTAATCACCGGTGGCTTCTCGACTAATGACGGCGGTTTGCCCCAGGCCATGGGGATGGCGTGCTGCAGGGCGCCGACAAAGATGATGCTGCTGCCCGCGATAAAGATAAACAGGCTCCAGAAGGCGTGGCTGGCGATAGCCGCCTTGACGATAAGGAGTTCGCTAATAAAGATGGCAAAGGGGGCTACGCCGATCAGGGCCAGCAGACTAAATAATAAACCAGCGCCCCAGACGGGTGAGACATGGAGTGCCCCGGAAATCCGGCGCATATCATGGGTGCCATAGATCTGTCCCAGGCGGCCGGCGGAGAAGAAACTGAGCGCCTTGCAGACCGAATGGTTCAGGGTGTGGAACATGGCCGCGAAGGCGCCGACCGGGCCGAGCCCCAGGCCGAGGGCGATGATGCCGAGGTGCTCAACGCTGTGATAGGCGAGCAGGCGTTTAAGATCATGCTGCGATAGGATAAAGGCGGCGGCAATGATGATTGACAAGAGGCCGAAGACCACCAGCACGGTCTGGGTGAAGAAGGCGGTACCAAGAACCAGGTTGGTCAGGGCGGCATGACGGATAATACAATAAAGGGCGGCGTTCAACATAAAGCCGGAAAACATGGCCGAGACCGGGGTGGGGCACTGGCTGTGCGCATCAGGCAGCCAGGAATGGGTAGGCGCCAGTCCCGCCTTGGTTCCATAGCCGACAATTGAAAATAAAAAACCGATTTTGATCAGTTGCGGGTTTAATTGACCGGCAACACCCCTGAGCGAGGTCCAGGAAAAAAAACGACTGCCGGCCGCGTCGGCAATTCCGGAGGTGGAGGCGGCCACCAACAGGGTGCCGATAAAGGCGAAGGCAATGCCGACCGAACAGATAATCAGATATTTCCACATGGCCTCAATGGCGATCCTTTTCGGATAGATGGATACCAGAAAGGCGGTTACCAGGGTGGTGGTTTCCATCCCGACCCACATTATGCCGATATTGTCGGCAATCAACACCACGATCATGGTGGCGAGAGAAGCGAGCCAGAGCGTTCCGTAACGTTGCGCCATTGCCGGGGTAAACTCGCCGCTCCGGATATCCGCGGCGAAATAATCGACAGCGTAGAACGAACTCAGGGCATAGACGATCATCAACACCAGGAGGTGATAGGCGGAAAGGGCGTCCAGGTTGAACCAGCCGGCGGAACCGGTCAATTGACCCTGTTTAAAAACAGCGGCAGCAGCCAGCATCCCCAGCAATCCGATGCCGAGCACCATATTGCAGGTAAAGATCAATATCCGGCGAGGATCCTTAAAAAACCGGCAGAAAATGCCGCCAGAAGCGGCAAGCAGCGGCATGATCCAAAGCAGATTTCCCTTATCCATCGCCCTTAACCTCGCAGCCGGTTCAATTTGTCAACGTCGGTATGGTCGAATTCCCGATTGATCTGATAGGTCGCGATACCCATGGCAAACACCGCCACCAGAATATCGAGCAAAACGCCGAGTTCGACCAGAAAAGGCATTCTGTCGGAAAGAACCATGCCCAGGCCATAGATGCCGTTTTCCAGCACCAGGTATCCTAAGACCATACTCAAGGCCTTGCGCCGGGAAACCAGGATAAAAAGACCGGTAATGATCGTGAAGAAGGCATAGGAGATAAGCATCGAAAAAGTTTTCGTCATGGACAGGTCAAGTCGCGAACCCACATAAAATGAAGCGACCAGGGCCAGCAATCCGAACAGCAGCGACAGGCTGAATCCGACAAACGGTTCAACTTCCCGCCGGACCCGCGCCATTTGCAATGCCCGGAAAAGCAGCCAGGGGAAAACGGCCCCCTTTAAGACAAAACAGACGGCCGCCAGCAAAAGATGTTCTCCAAGCCGGGCATGGGCCAGGGTCAACAGGGGGATGATCCCCAGGACCATACCCTGAACGGCTACGGCGCGGATGCATGCGGCAATCCGGCTTGATCCCAGAATGACCATATTGGTCAGGATCAGCAGAAAGATGGCAAGGGTGAACATGTCCATGATTATTGCAACCCCAGGAAAATGGCCAGAGAGGCAAAGACGCTGGCGCTGATGAGTAGCTGCGGCACCCGGATAAGACGGAGCCTGGCCATTGATGACTCAATGAGACCGACGACAACGGCCAGTACGGCCATGGCCGCGGCGCATGCCGTTATCGATAGCCAGAAATCGGGCCGCAACGGCGTCAGGATGTCCGCAATAAAGACACCGAGCACCCAGAGTTGCAGTGCGGCGCCGTATTCAATAAAGGCAAGAGCCGGGCCGCTGTGGTCCAGAATCATGACCTCATGAATCATGGTCAGCTCAAGGTGGGTCGTGGGATCATCGATCGGAATGCGGGCATTCTCCGCCAGAAAAACCAGGGTAACGGCAATCACGATCAGCAGTACGGCGGGAGATGCAACCATTCCCGGTTGGGAAGCCAGTTTTTCGATCATTTCGGATATCGATAGAGAACCGGTCAAACGGGATAGTCCCGCCAGTCCAAGCAGCAATGCCGGTTCAGCCAGGGCTGAAAAAAAGACCTCCCGGCTCGCGCCCATTCCCTCAAAACTGGAGCCGGTGTCCAAGGCGGCAAGGACGGTGCAGAATCGCTTAAGGGCAAGCAGATAGGCGAAAAAGATAAAGTCGCCGTTAAACGAAAACATGGCCGGCAGGGGCCCGAAGGGCATTATTAATAGCGTCATCATGACGGCGGCCAGACCGATTATGGGGCCAAGCCGGAAAACCCAGCCGGATGTGCGGCTCAGCACCTCGCCCTTGCCCAGTAATTTGCGCAGATCGTAATAGAGTTGCAGGATCGGCGCCCCCCGCCTGCCGGCAAGCACGGCCTTGGCCCGGTTTATGAGACCTGGCAACAGGGGTGCGGCTATAAGCGCCAGCAATGGTGAAACAAGGGCTGTGATATTCATTGGGCAAATCCTCACATCATCCAGATCATGACAGCAATGATGGTAATGACAATATACATAATATAGAGTTGTACCCTGCCATGTTGCAGCCAGCGCAATTTGGACAACAGCCATTCACAAGCCGAAAACAGTGGGGAGTAAATGCCCGTCATAAAGATATCTGGAGTGGATGTCGAAAGGGAGACCTTACGCGGGAAAATACCGGCAGGCCCGTGAAACGTCGTACGGGTGCGCAGGAGGGGAGCGAAAAAATTCGTTATGGGTTGGCCAAAGGAAGATGCCGTATACTGCATCCTGGCCGAAGGCTTAAGATAGCCGCAGCCCCAGGTAGAGGCCGAGGTGACCTGGCGGCCGGAGAGAAGAATACGGTGCAGCAGGGCAAGAAGGACGAACAGGACGAACAAGCTTACGCCGCCTGCAACTATGAAAGACAAGGGAAAATCGGCCTGTGACAATGCCTGGCTGATATTCAGCGGGGTAAACTGCACCACCTCACGGAGAACCAGGGCCATGGACCTGACCAGGAACGGACCGCTGAGGCCGATCAGTAGACAGCTAGCGGCCAGCAGCACCATGGGCGACCGCATACCGACAGGTGCTTCCCGGCACTCACCGGCCTTCACGCTCCGGGGTTCGCCCAGAAACACCACCCCGAAGGCCTTGGCAAAACAGGCCGCCGCCAGGCCGCCGATCAGGGCCAGGCCGGCAATCCCAGCCAACAGCGACGCGGCGCTCGCGCCACTGATCAGAATGCCGCCGTGATAGGAGGCGAGATATATCAGAAATTCACTGACAAATCCATTAAAGGGCGGAAGACCGCATATGGCCGCCGCCCCGATGACAAAGGTGACCGCCGTCCAAGGCATGCGCTTGCCCAGACCTCCCAGTTCATCAATCTCCAGGGTGCCGCTGGCGTGCTGCACGGAACCGGCGGCCATGAAAAGGAGACTTTTGAATACCGAATGGTTGATGACATGCAGCAGTCCGCCGGCAAAAGCCAGGGTTGCAAGAACAGGCAAATCACGATTTATACCGATGAGACCCGCCCCCAGTCCCAGGGCGATAATGCCGATATTTTCAACGCTGTGATAGGCAAGCAGCCTTTTGAGATCGTGCTGGGCGATGGCGAAAAGGACGCCTGAAATACCGGAGCACAGACCGATAAGCAGGAGGAGAACACCCCACCAGAGCGGCGGGGTTCCCAGAAAGCACAGGATGCGGACCAAACCGTAAATTCCCATCTTTATCATCACTCCGGACATCAGGGCCGACACGTGACTGGGGGCGGCTGGATGGGCCTCCGGTAGCCAGACATGAAAAGGGATAAAACCGGCCTTGGTCCCGAAACCGATAAGGGCTAATAAAAACAGCGTATTCAATTGGCCTGACGCCGATAGAGGATGAAGCCGGAATTGGGCAAAATCCATTGATCCGGCTTCCTGGGCCATAAGCATAAAGAGAACAAGCAGGAAAACGGCTCCCAGGTGGGCGGCGACCATATAGGTCCAGCCGGCCTGGCGCACCTTTTCCCTGTCATCCAGAAAGATGATAAGAAAAAACGGGGCCAGGGACATAACCTCCCAGGAGAGCAGGAACAGGACGCCGTTCCTGGCGATAACCAACATGGCCATGCCGGCCACCAGGATATTGAAAAAGAACCAGTGCACGCCAATTGTTTTCCGGGCCCAGTAATGCTTCATATAGCCATAACCGTACACGGCGCACAGGCAGGAGATGATCAGGATGGGTAGTAAAAAAAAGGCGGAGAGGGCGTCAAGTCCAACGGTGAATGAGACGACGAAAGGCATCGGCCAGGGCCGTTGCATGTATAACGACGCCCCGCCGGACAGGACCTGGAACACGGGGATCAGGACAAGCAGGCTGCCGAGCACCAGAGATCCGATCCCCAGGTATGAGGCCAGACGTGAAAATTGATTGCAGCACAGGGCGGCAATTCCGCCAGCAATAATAAACAGAATACCTGCAAGCACAAGCTCCATGGGAGCAACTCCTTCTCTAATATTTTTGAGGTGTCAGAAGCTTAACGTACTGGCACTCTCATATGCTTTCTATAACAAAGAGCAGAATATTTACATTTACCGGCTGATATTTGTCAAGTAAAAAACCACCAAAGACTTTGTGCGTATTCATATGTGAGAATTTTTTTCATCTTTTGCCAGGATTGTGGCATTTTCTTCTCGTCTTAACTTCCGAGCGCATCCTAGGCATTTGAGATCTCCGGCCGTTAGTTCGATCAAAGAGGTTGAGTGTCTCTTCGTTTTGCATGGCGCCGGAGATGGCCCGGAAGAAAAAAACAGCATGTGATGAAAAGGAGATGGAGATGACAAGACGGGGATCTTTTCCAAGGACGGGGATCCTGCACCTTATTTTCCGGACGGCGTTTGCCCTTTTTGCCCTGTTTTTCTGGTGGGCCTCCGGAGCCTGGGCCTTCGAGGCCCAGCACGGAGACGAGGGGACGGAAATTTTCTATGTAAGCGGGCGAATCCTCGATTCCCACCAGGAGCCGGTTGCAGATGCCAGGGTGGACCTCCTGATCGATGGTCACGCCTATCAGGTCGAGGGCGCGGGTCACGAGCACGGAGAGGACGGGATCCTGACCGCCCCTGACGGGACCTACCAGATTGCTGCCCATCTTCCTGCTGGAACCGCCCGTGGCGCTGAGATCCAGGTCCAGGCCGCAAAGACGGGCTTCGAGAGGACGACCGTTCAGGTTCCGGCAACGGCGATCGCAGGAAGCGGAGGCGTTTTCCATGCCCACGCGGATCTCGGGATGACGAGGGTCCTTGGCCCGGCCTTCTGGATAGCAACCGTTATTTTCATCCTCGCCTACGTCCTCATCTCATTCGAGCTCCTCCACCGGACCCTTACCGCCATGCTCGGGGCCGCGATCATCCTCGTGATCACGTACACGGTGGGCACGATCAACCCCGACTATCATATCCTCTCCTACGAGCGGGCGATCCATGCGATCGACATGAACGTCGTCTTCCTCCTGATGGGCATGATGATCATCGTGGGGATCCTGAAGCACACCGGGGTCTTCCAGTGGTTCGCCTACAAGTCTTACCAGCTCGCGCGGGGGAACGTGGTCCTCCTCTCCGTAGTCCTCACGGCCTTCACCGCCTTTGTCTCGGCGTTCCTCGACAACGTGACCACCATGCTCCTTCTTACCCCGGTCACTATCGAGATCGCCCTTTCTCTCGGGATCTCGCCCCTTGTCCTTCTCATCCCAGAGATCCTCGCCTCGAACATCGGAGGCACCGCCACCCTGATAGGCGACCCCCCGAACATCATGATCGGTTCCTATGCCGGGCTCACTTTCATGGATTTCGTGAAGAACCTCACCCCCACTGTCGTCGTCTCCATAGTGGTCCTCTCCGCCTACTCCAGGATTTTTTACAGAAAGGAGTACGCCAGGGCCAGGGTCGGCGATGTCCAGGCCTTTATCGCAAAGCTCAGGGAGGAGTACCGGATAACTGACGCCATGCTCCTTACGGTTGGCTCCATCATCATGCTCATGACTATCGGGCTCTTTCTCTCTCACGGCTTCTGGCACATGGAGGTGAGTATAGCGGCCCTCTTCGGGGCCTCCCTGCTCTTTACATATGGACTTCTCACCAAGAGGATCGACCTCCTCCACCTCATCGAGAAGGACATCGAGTGGACCACGCTCCTCTTTTTCATCTTCCTCTTTATACTGGTTGGGGCCGTCGAAGAGACCGGACTCCTTGCCATCATCGCGGACTGGGTCATGGGGCTTTCTGCCGGGAACCTCGTCATGGCCATCTGTCTCATCCTCTGGGTCTCGGCCCTCATGAGCGCGTTCGTGGACAACATCCCCTTCACCGCCACCATGCTTCCCATCGTGGCCTACCTCACGAAGGAGATACCTGGGGCGGAATCTGGTGTCCTATGGTGGGCCCTTGCCTTCGGGGCCTGTTTCGGCGGCAACGGGACCATGATCGGCGCAAGCGCCAACGTGGTGACACTTGGTATCGCCGAGGCCGCCGGCCACCACATCAAGTTCTTCGCCTTTATGAAGATGGCCTTTTTGTATATGGTGATCAGCGTCGCCCTGGCAAACCTCTGGCTGCTGCTTTTCTATTGATAGAAAGGAGCTCGTGTCATGGAACCGAAGGCCGCTAACGCACTTACCAGTTTTCTTTTGCCTGTTGACGGGAGCGAAAACTCCCTGCGCGCCCTTCATTTCGCAGGCTGTCTCGCCGCCGGCCTCGGGGACCGGGTCCGGAACATCACCCTTCTTCATGTCCTTGCAGGGCATTATCTGAGCGAACACATGTCCAACGTGGACTTCCGGACGAAGGAGGTCCTTGAAAGCGGACTCTTCCGGCGCCTGAAAGAGCAATACATCGAGACCACAGTGGCCCCCATCCTTGATGCGGCAGAGGGGGCGATCCGGCAGATGGGGGCCAAGACCCCCGTTGCCCGGGAGGTCCTTGACGGGGATCCTGCGGAA from Deltaproteobacteria bacterium carries:
- the nuoB gene encoding NADH-quinone oxidoreductase subunit NuoB, with translation MLKVFLTRIRQGYHTIAYPEGPLPELPPRYAGRPLLDPGKCLAGCRTCVEVCPVEALSRDDSDALRLDIGRCLFCRACETSCPRQAISFSRDFRMAAASRRDLVVGPEPERLAQALTSETRRLFGRSLKLRQVSAGGCNACELDTNVLGTIVYDLGRFGIQFVASPRHADGILVTGPVSKNMEQALLATYEAVPAPKIVVATGACAIAGGPYIDHLQTCNGVTNLLPVDLFVPGCPPHPLTILDGLLRLLGRIKA
- a CDS encoding NADH-quinone oxidoreductase subunit C; translation: MKDRQTAFSNPGCIALAQTPAQDINRLRRTVIEGVKNGNHLLALFLLPAENNGTDELFAVLGDIETRRLFIMRAPVQNSYPSITVDLPLAERFEREIAEQWGVVPTNHPWLKPVRFHESYRQEHHAQPQGMTDFLQPGVMDFLKAEGDEIHEVAVGPVHAGIIEPGHFRFLCHGEKILHMEIALGYQHRGVEQALIGGPDKRTIHYMETLAGDTTIGHALAYCQALEALSACEVPLRGQALRAIALELERLANHTGDLGAMAADVGYSPTAAFCGRLRGDFLNLSALLCGNRFGRGLIRPGGVAFDLDVGLAAEINLRLTKIYQQVEQAVDLLWREPSVLARFEETGVIDKMLAVKLGLVGPAARACGIEYDVRVDFPAGMYRQTPIQVSTWFTGDVYGRAFVRWLEIKRSVNFICKLLNNLPDGPTAVDPGEIAGGRIAVSLVEGWRGEICHTVVTDERGRFRLYKVVDPSFHNWLGLAMAVRNEGIMDFPICNKSFSLSYCGHDL
- a CDS encoding hydrogenase 4 subunit F gives rise to the protein MDKGNLLWIMPLLAASGGIFCRFFKDPRRILIFTCNMVLGIGLLGMLAAAAVFKQGQLTGSAGWFNLDALSAYHLLVLMIVYALSSFYAVDYFAADIRSGEFTPAMAQRYGTLWLASLATMIVVLIADNIGIMWVGMETTTLVTAFLVSIYPKRIAIEAMWKYLIICSVGIAFAFIGTLLVAASTSGIADAAGSRFFSWTSLRGVAGQLNPQLIKIGFLFSIVGYGTKAGLAPTHSWLPDAHSQCPTPVSAMFSGFMLNAALYCIIRHAALTNLVLGTAFFTQTVLVVFGLLSIIIAAAFILSQHDLKRLLAYHSVEHLGIIALGLGLGPVGAFAAMFHTLNHSVCKALSFFSAGRLGQIYGTHDMRRISGALHVSPVWGAGLLFSLLALIGVAPFAIFISELLIVKAAIASHAFWSLFIFIAGSSIIFVGALQHAIPMAWGKPPSLVEKPPVIKTIEVAIVFGSLAMLLFLGVWMPNGFRDVLSNAARIAGGL
- a CDS encoding hydrogenase, whose amino-acid sequence is MDMFTLAIFLLILTNMVILGSSRIAACIRAVAVQGMVLGIIPLLTLAHARLGEHLLLAAVCFVLKGAVFPWLLFRALQMARVRREVEPFVGFSLSLLFGLLALVASFYVGSRLDLSMTKTFSMLISYAFFTIITGLFILVSRRKALSMVLGYLVLENGIYGLGMVLSDRMPFLVELGVLLDILVAVFAMGIATYQINREFDHTDVDKLNRLRG
- a CDS encoding NADH-quinone oxidoreductase subunit H, with amino-acid sequence MNITALVSPLLALIAAPLLPGLINRAKAVLAGRRGAPILQLYYDLRKLLGKGEVLSRTSGWVFRLGPIIGLAAVMMTLLIMPFGPLPAMFSFNGDFIFFAYLLALKRFCTVLAALDTGSSFEGMGASREVFFSALAEPALLLGLAGLSRLTGSLSISEMIEKLASQPGMVASPAVLLIVIAVTLVFLAENARIPIDDPTTHLELTMIHEVMILDHSGPALAFIEYGAALQLWVLGVFIADILTPLRPDFWLSITACAAAMAVLAVVVGLIESSMARLRLIRVPQLLISASVFASLAIFLGLQ
- a CDS encoding hydrogenase; protein product: MELVLAGILFIIAGGIAALCCNQFSRLASYLGIGSLVLGSLLVLIPVFQVLSGGASLYMQRPWPMPFVVSFTVGLDALSAFFLLPILIISCLCAVYGYGYMKHYWARKTIGVHWFFFNILVAGMAMLVIARNGVLFLLSWEVMSLAPFFLIIFLDDREKVRQAGWTYMVAAHLGAVFLLVLFMLMAQEAGSMDFAQFRLHPLSASGQLNTLFLLALIGFGTKAGFIPFHVWLPEAHPAAPSHVSALMSGVMIKMGIYGLVRILCFLGTPPLWWGVLLLLIGLCSGISGVLFAIAQHDLKRLLAYHSVENIGIIALGLGAGLIGINRDLPVLATLAFAGGLLHVINHSVFKSLLFMAAGSVQHASGTLEIDELGGLGKRMPWTAVTFVIGAAAICGLPPFNGFVSEFLIYLASYHGGILISGASAASLLAGIAGLALIGGLAAACFAKAFGVVFLGEPRSVKAGECREAPVGMRSPMVLLAASCLLIGLSGPFLVRSMALVLREVVQFTPLNISQALSQADFPLSFIVAGGVSLFVLFVLLALLHRILLSGRQVTSASTWGCGYLKPSARMQYTASSFGQPITNFFAPLLRTRTTFHGPAGIFPRKVSLSTSTPDIFMTGIYSPLFSACEWLLSKLRWLQHGRVQLYIMYIVITIIAVMIWMM
- a CDS encoding anion permease: MTRRGSFPRTGILHLIFRTAFALFALFFWWASGAWAFEAQHGDEGTEIFYVSGRILDSHQEPVADARVDLLIDGHAYQVEGAGHEHGEDGILTAPDGTYQIAAHLPAGTARGAEIQVQAAKTGFERTTVQVPATAIAGSGGVFHAHADLGMTRVLGPAFWIATVIFILAYVLISFELLHRTLTAMLGAAIILVITYTVGTINPDYHILSYERAIHAIDMNVVFLLMGMMIIVGILKHTGVFQWFAYKSYQLARGNVVLLSVVLTAFTAFVSAFLDNVTTMLLLTPVTIEIALSLGISPLVLLIPEILASNIGGTATLIGDPPNIMIGSYAGLTFMDFVKNLTPTVVVSIVVLSAYSRIFYRKEYARARVGDVQAFIAKLREEYRITDAMLLTVGSIIMLMTIGLFLSHGFWHMEVSIAALFGASLLFTYGLLTKRIDLLHLIEKDIEWTTLLFFIFLFILVGAVEETGLLAIIADWVMGLSAGNLVMAICLILWVSALMSAFVDNIPFTATMLPIVAYLTKEIPGAESGVLWWALAFGACFGGNGTMIGASANVVTLGIAEAAGHHIKFFAFMKMAFLYMVISVALANLWLLLFY